The Equus asinus isolate D_3611 breed Donkey chromosome 4, EquAss-T2T_v2, whole genome shotgun sequence genome has a segment encoding these proteins:
- the DENND6B gene encoding protein DENND6B isoform X8, with protein sequence MDALSGAGPRRARGRPGARSSGVRAPAAPWARFSAWLECVCVVTFDLELGQALELVYPSDFRLTDKEKSSICYLSFPDSHSGCLGDTQFSFRIRQCGGQRSPWHDDRHYDTGAPVSLQREPAHYFGYVYFRQVKDSSVKRGYFQKSLVLVSRLPFVRLFQALLSLIAPEYFDKLAPCLEAVCNEIDQWPAPMPGQTLNLPVMGVVLQVRIPSRVDKPESSAPKQCGHENLLPAPVVLSSVHELDLFRCFQPVLAHVQTLWELMLLGEPLVVLAPSPAMSSEMVLALTRCLHPLKFCCDYRPYFTIHDSEFREFTTRTQAPPNVVLGVTNPFFIKMLQHWPHILRVGEPRMSGDLPKQVKLKKPSRLKTLDTKPGLYTAYTAHLHRDKALLKRLLKGLQKKRPSDMQTALLRRHLLELTQSFIIPLEHYMASLMPLQKSIMPWKTPPQIRPFRQDDFLCSLEHAGPQLTCILKGDWLGLYRRFFKSPHFDGWYRQRHKEMVQKLEALHLEAICEANIEAWMKDKSEVEIVDLVLKLREKLVWAQGHQLPVKEATLQRAQLYIETIIGSLPKDLQAVLCPP encoded by the exons ATGGACGCGCTGTCAGGCGCCGGGCCTCGCCGGGCTCGCGGCCGCCCAGGCGCCCGGTCCTCCGGGGTGCGGGCTCCGGCGGCGCCCTGGGCGCGCTTCTCGGCCTGGCTGGAGTGCGTGTGCGTGGTCACCTTCGACCTGGAGCTGGGCCAGGCGCTGGAG CTGGTGTACCCCAGTGACTTCCGGCTCACGGACAAGGAG AAAAGCAGCATCTGCTACCTGTCCTTTCCTGACTCCCACTCAG GCTGCCTGGGGGACACTCAGTTCAGCTTCCGAATTCGTCAGTGTGGAGGGCAGAGGAGCCCCTGGCACGACGACAGGCACTATGACACTGGGGCCCCCGTGTCACTGCAG AGGGAGCCGGCACACTACTTTGGCTACGTGTACTTCAGGCAGGTGAAGGACAGCTCTGTGAAGAGGGGCTACTTCCAGAAG TCTCTGGTGCTGGTGTCCCGCCTGCCCTTTGTCCGGCTGTTCCAGGCGCTGCTGAGCCTGATCGCCCCTGAGTACTTTGACAAGCTCGCCCCCTGCCTGGAAGCAG TGTGCAATGAGATTGACCAGTGGCCGGCCCCCATGCCCGGGCAGACCCTGAACTTGCCTGTCATGGGAGTCGTCCTCCAG GTGCGCATCCCTTCCAGGGTGGACAAGCCTGAATCTAGTGCTCCGAAGCAGTGTGGCCACGAG AACCTgctgccagccccagtggtcCTCTCCAGCGTGCATGAGCTAGACCTGTTCAG GTGCTTCCAGCCTGTGCTGGCCCACGTGCAGACGCTGTGGGAGCTCATGCTCCTCGGGGAGCCCCTGGTGGTCCTGGCGCCCTCGCCCGCCATGTCCTCGGAGATGGTGCTGGCCTTGACCCG CTGCCTGCATCCCCTGAAGTTCTGCTGTGACTACCGCCCCTACTTCACCATCCATGACAGCGAGTTCAGGGAGTTTACCACGCGTACACAGGCCCC aCCAAACGTGGTCCTGGGAGTCACAAACCCTTTCTTTATCAAAATGCTCCAGCACTGGCCCCACATCCTTCGTGTCGGGGAGCCCAGGATGTCAG GGGACCTTCCTAAGCAGGTCAAGCTGAAAAAGCCCTCAAGGCTGAAAACCCTTGACACCAAGCCAG GCCTCTACACTGCGTACACGGCCCACCTCCACCGAGACAAGGCGCTGCTCAAACGGCTGCTCAAG GGCCTGCAGAAGAAGCGGCCGTCAGACATGCAGACCGCGCTGCTGAGGCGGCACCTCCTGGAGCTCACACAGAGCTTCATCATCCCCCTG gAGCACTACATGGCCAGCCTCATGCCCCTGCAGAAGAGCATCATGCCCTGGAAG ACCCCTCCCCAGATCCGTCCCTTCCGCCAGGATGACTTCCTTTGTAGCCTGGAGCACGCGGGGCCCCAGCTCACCTGCATCCTCAAGGGTGACTGGCTGGGCCTCTACAG GAGGTTTTTCAAGTCCCCACATTTTGATGGCTGGTACCGGCAGCGGCACAAAGAGATGGTCCAGAAGCTGGAGGCCCTGCACCTCGAGGCCATCTGTGAGGCG AACATCGAGGCCTGGATGAAGGACAAGTCCGAGGTGGAGATCGTGGACCTGGTCCTGAAACTTCGGGAGAAGCTG GTGTGGGCACAGGGCCACCAGCTCCCTGTGAAGGAGGCGACGCTGCAGCGGGCACAGCTGTACATCGAGACCATCATCGGCTCCCTGCCCAAGGACCTTCAGGCTGTCCTGTGCCCTCCCTAG
- the DENND6B gene encoding protein DENND6B isoform X2, producing the protein MDALSGAGPRRARGRPGARSSGVRAPAAPWARFSAWLECVCVVTFDLELGQALELVYPSDFRLTDKEKSSICYLSFPDSHSGCLGDTQFSFRIRQCGGQRSPWHDDRHYDTGAPVSLQREPAHYFGYVYFRQVKDSSVKRGYFQKSLVLVSRLPFVRLFQALLSLIAPEYFDKLAPCLEAVCNEIDQWPAPMPGQTLNLPVMGVVLQVRIPSRVDKPESSAPKQCGHENLLPAPVVLSSVHELDLFRCFQPVLAHVQTLWELMLLGEPLVVLAPSPAMSSEMVLALTRCLHPLKFCCDYRPYFTIHDSEFREFTTRTQAPPNVVLGVTNPFFIKMLQHWPHILRVGEPRMSGDLPKQVKLKKPSRLKTLDTKPGLYTAYTAHLHRDKALLKRLLKQGLQKKRPSDMQTALLRRHLLELTQSFIIPLEHYMASLMPLQKSIMPWKTPPQIRPFRQDDFLCSLEHAGPQLTCILKGDWLGLYRRFFKSPHFDGWYRQRHKEMVQKLEALHLEAICEAVRGLRGKQNIEAWMKDKSEVEIVDLVLKLREKLVWAQGHQLPVKEATLQRAQLYIETIIGSLPKDLQAVLCPP; encoded by the exons ATGGACGCGCTGTCAGGCGCCGGGCCTCGCCGGGCTCGCGGCCGCCCAGGCGCCCGGTCCTCCGGGGTGCGGGCTCCGGCGGCGCCCTGGGCGCGCTTCTCGGCCTGGCTGGAGTGCGTGTGCGTGGTCACCTTCGACCTGGAGCTGGGCCAGGCGCTGGAG CTGGTGTACCCCAGTGACTTCCGGCTCACGGACAAGGAG AAAAGCAGCATCTGCTACCTGTCCTTTCCTGACTCCCACTCAG GCTGCCTGGGGGACACTCAGTTCAGCTTCCGAATTCGTCAGTGTGGAGGGCAGAGGAGCCCCTGGCACGACGACAGGCACTATGACACTGGGGCCCCCGTGTCACTGCAG AGGGAGCCGGCACACTACTTTGGCTACGTGTACTTCAGGCAGGTGAAGGACAGCTCTGTGAAGAGGGGCTACTTCCAGAAG TCTCTGGTGCTGGTGTCCCGCCTGCCCTTTGTCCGGCTGTTCCAGGCGCTGCTGAGCCTGATCGCCCCTGAGTACTTTGACAAGCTCGCCCCCTGCCTGGAAGCAG TGTGCAATGAGATTGACCAGTGGCCGGCCCCCATGCCCGGGCAGACCCTGAACTTGCCTGTCATGGGAGTCGTCCTCCAG GTGCGCATCCCTTCCAGGGTGGACAAGCCTGAATCTAGTGCTCCGAAGCAGTGTGGCCACGAG AACCTgctgccagccccagtggtcCTCTCCAGCGTGCATGAGCTAGACCTGTTCAG GTGCTTCCAGCCTGTGCTGGCCCACGTGCAGACGCTGTGGGAGCTCATGCTCCTCGGGGAGCCCCTGGTGGTCCTGGCGCCCTCGCCCGCCATGTCCTCGGAGATGGTGCTGGCCTTGACCCG CTGCCTGCATCCCCTGAAGTTCTGCTGTGACTACCGCCCCTACTTCACCATCCATGACAGCGAGTTCAGGGAGTTTACCACGCGTACACAGGCCCC aCCAAACGTGGTCCTGGGAGTCACAAACCCTTTCTTTATCAAAATGCTCCAGCACTGGCCCCACATCCTTCGTGTCGGGGAGCCCAGGATGTCAG GGGACCTTCCTAAGCAGGTCAAGCTGAAAAAGCCCTCAAGGCTGAAAACCCTTGACACCAAGCCAG GCCTCTACACTGCGTACACGGCCCACCTCCACCGAGACAAGGCGCTGCTCAAACGGCTGCTCAAG CAGGGCCTGCAGAAGAAGCGGCCGTCAGACATGCAGACCGCGCTGCTGAGGCGGCACCTCCTGGAGCTCACACAGAGCTTCATCATCCCCCTG gAGCACTACATGGCCAGCCTCATGCCCCTGCAGAAGAGCATCATGCCCTGGAAG ACCCCTCCCCAGATCCGTCCCTTCCGCCAGGATGACTTCCTTTGTAGCCTGGAGCACGCGGGGCCCCAGCTCACCTGCATCCTCAAGGGTGACTGGCTGGGCCTCTACAG GAGGTTTTTCAAGTCCCCACATTTTGATGGCTGGTACCGGCAGCGGCACAAAGAGATGGTCCAGAAGCTGGAGGCCCTGCACCTCGAGGCCATCTGTGAGGCGGTGAGGGGCCTGAGGGGGAAG CAGAACATCGAGGCCTGGATGAAGGACAAGTCCGAGGTGGAGATCGTGGACCTGGTCCTGAAACTTCGGGAGAAGCTG GTGTGGGCACAGGGCCACCAGCTCCCTGTGAAGGAGGCGACGCTGCAGCGGGCACAGCTGTACATCGAGACCATCATCGGCTCCCTGCCCAAGGACCTTCAGGCTGTCCTGTGCCCTCCCTAG
- the DENND6B gene encoding protein DENND6B isoform X1 codes for MDALSGAGPRRARGRPGARSSGVRAPAAPWARFSAWLECVCVVTFDLELGQALELVYPSDFRLTDKEKSSICYLSFPDSHSGCLGDTQFSFRIRQCGGQRSPWHDDRHYDTGAPVSLQREPAHYFGYVYFRQVKDSSVKRGYFQKSLVLVSRLPFVRLFQALLSLIAPEYFDKLAPCLEAVCNEIDQWPAPMPGQTLNLPVMGVVLQVRIPSRVDKPESSAPKQCGHENLLPAPVVLSSVHELDLFRCFQPVLAHVQTLWELMLLGEPLVVLAPSPAMSSEMVLALTRCLHPLKFCCDYRPYFTIHDSEFREFTTRTQAPPNVVLGVTNPFFIKMLQHWPHILRVGEPRMSGDLPKQVKLKKPSRLKTLDTKPGLYTAYTAHLHRDKALLKRLLKGLQKKRPSDMQTALLRRHLLELTQSFIIPLEHYMASLMPLQKSIMPWKVGVETPPQIRPFRQDDFLCSLEHAGPQLTCILKGDWLGLYRRFFKSPHFDGWYRQRHKEMVQKLEALHLEAICEAVRGLRGKQNIEAWMKDKSEVEIVDLVLKLREKLVWAQGHQLPVKEATLQRAQLYIETIIGSLPKDLQAVLCPP; via the exons ATGGACGCGCTGTCAGGCGCCGGGCCTCGCCGGGCTCGCGGCCGCCCAGGCGCCCGGTCCTCCGGGGTGCGGGCTCCGGCGGCGCCCTGGGCGCGCTTCTCGGCCTGGCTGGAGTGCGTGTGCGTGGTCACCTTCGACCTGGAGCTGGGCCAGGCGCTGGAG CTGGTGTACCCCAGTGACTTCCGGCTCACGGACAAGGAG AAAAGCAGCATCTGCTACCTGTCCTTTCCTGACTCCCACTCAG GCTGCCTGGGGGACACTCAGTTCAGCTTCCGAATTCGTCAGTGTGGAGGGCAGAGGAGCCCCTGGCACGACGACAGGCACTATGACACTGGGGCCCCCGTGTCACTGCAG AGGGAGCCGGCACACTACTTTGGCTACGTGTACTTCAGGCAGGTGAAGGACAGCTCTGTGAAGAGGGGCTACTTCCAGAAG TCTCTGGTGCTGGTGTCCCGCCTGCCCTTTGTCCGGCTGTTCCAGGCGCTGCTGAGCCTGATCGCCCCTGAGTACTTTGACAAGCTCGCCCCCTGCCTGGAAGCAG TGTGCAATGAGATTGACCAGTGGCCGGCCCCCATGCCCGGGCAGACCCTGAACTTGCCTGTCATGGGAGTCGTCCTCCAG GTGCGCATCCCTTCCAGGGTGGACAAGCCTGAATCTAGTGCTCCGAAGCAGTGTGGCCACGAG AACCTgctgccagccccagtggtcCTCTCCAGCGTGCATGAGCTAGACCTGTTCAG GTGCTTCCAGCCTGTGCTGGCCCACGTGCAGACGCTGTGGGAGCTCATGCTCCTCGGGGAGCCCCTGGTGGTCCTGGCGCCCTCGCCCGCCATGTCCTCGGAGATGGTGCTGGCCTTGACCCG CTGCCTGCATCCCCTGAAGTTCTGCTGTGACTACCGCCCCTACTTCACCATCCATGACAGCGAGTTCAGGGAGTTTACCACGCGTACACAGGCCCC aCCAAACGTGGTCCTGGGAGTCACAAACCCTTTCTTTATCAAAATGCTCCAGCACTGGCCCCACATCCTTCGTGTCGGGGAGCCCAGGATGTCAG GGGACCTTCCTAAGCAGGTCAAGCTGAAAAAGCCCTCAAGGCTGAAAACCCTTGACACCAAGCCAG GCCTCTACACTGCGTACACGGCCCACCTCCACCGAGACAAGGCGCTGCTCAAACGGCTGCTCAAG GGCCTGCAGAAGAAGCGGCCGTCAGACATGCAGACCGCGCTGCTGAGGCGGCACCTCCTGGAGCTCACACAGAGCTTCATCATCCCCCTG gAGCACTACATGGCCAGCCTCATGCCCCTGCAGAAGAGCATCATGCCCTGGAAGGTGGGGGTCGAG ACCCCTCCCCAGATCCGTCCCTTCCGCCAGGATGACTTCCTTTGTAGCCTGGAGCACGCGGGGCCCCAGCTCACCTGCATCCTCAAGGGTGACTGGCTGGGCCTCTACAG GAGGTTTTTCAAGTCCCCACATTTTGATGGCTGGTACCGGCAGCGGCACAAAGAGATGGTCCAGAAGCTGGAGGCCCTGCACCTCGAGGCCATCTGTGAGGCGGTGAGGGGCCTGAGGGGGAAG CAGAACATCGAGGCCTGGATGAAGGACAAGTCCGAGGTGGAGATCGTGGACCTGGTCCTGAAACTTCGGGAGAAGCTG GTGTGGGCACAGGGCCACCAGCTCCCTGTGAAGGAGGCGACGCTGCAGCGGGCACAGCTGTACATCGAGACCATCATCGGCTCCCTGCCCAAGGACCTTCAGGCTGTCCTGTGCCCTCCCTAG
- the DENND6B gene encoding protein DENND6B isoform X16, producing the protein MDALSGAGPRRARGRPGARSSGVRAPAAPWARFSAWLECVCVVTFDLELGQALELVYPSDFRLTDKEKSSICYLSFPDSHSGCLGDTQFSFRIRQCGGQRSPWHDDRHYDTGAPVSLQSLVLVSRLPFVRLFQALLSLIAPEYFDKLAPCLEAVCNEIDQWPAPMPGQTLNLPVMGVVLQVRIPSRVDKPESSAPKQCGHENLLPAPVVLSSVHELDLFRCFQPVLAHVQTLWELMLLGEPLVVLAPSPAMSSEMVLALTRCLHPLKFCCDYRPYFTIHDSEFREFTTRTQAPPNVVLGVTNPFFIKMLQHWPHILRVGEPRMSGDLPKQVKLKKPSRLKTLDTKPGLYTAYTAHLHRDKALLKRLLKGLQKKRPSDMQTALLRRHLLELTQSFIIPLEHYMASLMPLQKSIMPWKNIEAWMKDKSEVEIVDLVLKLREKLVWAQGHQLPVKEATLQRAQLYIETIIGSLPKDLQAVLCPP; encoded by the exons ATGGACGCGCTGTCAGGCGCCGGGCCTCGCCGGGCTCGCGGCCGCCCAGGCGCCCGGTCCTCCGGGGTGCGGGCTCCGGCGGCGCCCTGGGCGCGCTTCTCGGCCTGGCTGGAGTGCGTGTGCGTGGTCACCTTCGACCTGGAGCTGGGCCAGGCGCTGGAG CTGGTGTACCCCAGTGACTTCCGGCTCACGGACAAGGAG AAAAGCAGCATCTGCTACCTGTCCTTTCCTGACTCCCACTCAG GCTGCCTGGGGGACACTCAGTTCAGCTTCCGAATTCGTCAGTGTGGAGGGCAGAGGAGCCCCTGGCACGACGACAGGCACTATGACACTGGGGCCCCCGTGTCACTGCAG TCTCTGGTGCTGGTGTCCCGCCTGCCCTTTGTCCGGCTGTTCCAGGCGCTGCTGAGCCTGATCGCCCCTGAGTACTTTGACAAGCTCGCCCCCTGCCTGGAAGCAG TGTGCAATGAGATTGACCAGTGGCCGGCCCCCATGCCCGGGCAGACCCTGAACTTGCCTGTCATGGGAGTCGTCCTCCAG GTGCGCATCCCTTCCAGGGTGGACAAGCCTGAATCTAGTGCTCCGAAGCAGTGTGGCCACGAG AACCTgctgccagccccagtggtcCTCTCCAGCGTGCATGAGCTAGACCTGTTCAG GTGCTTCCAGCCTGTGCTGGCCCACGTGCAGACGCTGTGGGAGCTCATGCTCCTCGGGGAGCCCCTGGTGGTCCTGGCGCCCTCGCCCGCCATGTCCTCGGAGATGGTGCTGGCCTTGACCCG CTGCCTGCATCCCCTGAAGTTCTGCTGTGACTACCGCCCCTACTTCACCATCCATGACAGCGAGTTCAGGGAGTTTACCACGCGTACACAGGCCCC aCCAAACGTGGTCCTGGGAGTCACAAACCCTTTCTTTATCAAAATGCTCCAGCACTGGCCCCACATCCTTCGTGTCGGGGAGCCCAGGATGTCAG GGGACCTTCCTAAGCAGGTCAAGCTGAAAAAGCCCTCAAGGCTGAAAACCCTTGACACCAAGCCAG GCCTCTACACTGCGTACACGGCCCACCTCCACCGAGACAAGGCGCTGCTCAAACGGCTGCTCAAG GGCCTGCAGAAGAAGCGGCCGTCAGACATGCAGACCGCGCTGCTGAGGCGGCACCTCCTGGAGCTCACACAGAGCTTCATCATCCCCCTG gAGCACTACATGGCCAGCCTCATGCCCCTGCAGAAGAGCATCATGCCCTGGAAG AACATCGAGGCCTGGATGAAGGACAAGTCCGAGGTGGAGATCGTGGACCTGGTCCTGAAACTTCGGGAGAAGCTG GTGTGGGCACAGGGCCACCAGCTCCCTGTGAAGGAGGCGACGCTGCAGCGGGCACAGCTGTACATCGAGACCATCATCGGCTCCCTGCCCAAGGACCTTCAGGCTGTCCTGTGCCCTCCCTAG
- the DENND6B gene encoding protein DENND6B isoform X13, whose protein sequence is MDALSGAGPRRARGRPGARSSGVRAPAAPWARFSAWLECVCVVTFDLELGQALELVYPSDFRLTDKEKSSICYLSFPDSHSGCLGDTQFSFRIRQCGGQRSPWHDDRHYDTGAPVSLQREPAHYFGYVYFRQVKDSSVKRGYFQKSLVLVSRLPFVRLFQALLSLIAPEYFDKLAPCLEAVCNEIDQWPAPMPGQTLNLPVMGVVLQVRIPSRVDKPESSAPKQCGHENLLPAPVVLSSVHELDLFRCFQPVLAHVQTLWELMLLGEPLVVLAPSPAMSSEMVLALTRCLHPLKFCCDYRPYFTIHDSEFREFTTRTQAPPNVVLGVTNPFFIKMLQHWPHILRVGEPRMSGDLPKQVKLKKPSRLKTLDTKPGLYTAYTAHLHRDKALLKRLLKQGLQKKRPSDMQTALLRRHLLELTQSFIIPLEHYMASLMPLQKSIMPWKNIEAWMKDKSEVEIVDLVLKLREKLVWAQGHQLPVKEATLQRAQLYIETIIGSLPKDLQAVLCPP, encoded by the exons ATGGACGCGCTGTCAGGCGCCGGGCCTCGCCGGGCTCGCGGCCGCCCAGGCGCCCGGTCCTCCGGGGTGCGGGCTCCGGCGGCGCCCTGGGCGCGCTTCTCGGCCTGGCTGGAGTGCGTGTGCGTGGTCACCTTCGACCTGGAGCTGGGCCAGGCGCTGGAG CTGGTGTACCCCAGTGACTTCCGGCTCACGGACAAGGAG AAAAGCAGCATCTGCTACCTGTCCTTTCCTGACTCCCACTCAG GCTGCCTGGGGGACACTCAGTTCAGCTTCCGAATTCGTCAGTGTGGAGGGCAGAGGAGCCCCTGGCACGACGACAGGCACTATGACACTGGGGCCCCCGTGTCACTGCAG AGGGAGCCGGCACACTACTTTGGCTACGTGTACTTCAGGCAGGTGAAGGACAGCTCTGTGAAGAGGGGCTACTTCCAGAAG TCTCTGGTGCTGGTGTCCCGCCTGCCCTTTGTCCGGCTGTTCCAGGCGCTGCTGAGCCTGATCGCCCCTGAGTACTTTGACAAGCTCGCCCCCTGCCTGGAAGCAG TGTGCAATGAGATTGACCAGTGGCCGGCCCCCATGCCCGGGCAGACCCTGAACTTGCCTGTCATGGGAGTCGTCCTCCAG GTGCGCATCCCTTCCAGGGTGGACAAGCCTGAATCTAGTGCTCCGAAGCAGTGTGGCCACGAG AACCTgctgccagccccagtggtcCTCTCCAGCGTGCATGAGCTAGACCTGTTCAG GTGCTTCCAGCCTGTGCTGGCCCACGTGCAGACGCTGTGGGAGCTCATGCTCCTCGGGGAGCCCCTGGTGGTCCTGGCGCCCTCGCCCGCCATGTCCTCGGAGATGGTGCTGGCCTTGACCCG CTGCCTGCATCCCCTGAAGTTCTGCTGTGACTACCGCCCCTACTTCACCATCCATGACAGCGAGTTCAGGGAGTTTACCACGCGTACACAGGCCCC aCCAAACGTGGTCCTGGGAGTCACAAACCCTTTCTTTATCAAAATGCTCCAGCACTGGCCCCACATCCTTCGTGTCGGGGAGCCCAGGATGTCAG GGGACCTTCCTAAGCAGGTCAAGCTGAAAAAGCCCTCAAGGCTGAAAACCCTTGACACCAAGCCAG GCCTCTACACTGCGTACACGGCCCACCTCCACCGAGACAAGGCGCTGCTCAAACGGCTGCTCAAG CAGGGCCTGCAGAAGAAGCGGCCGTCAGACATGCAGACCGCGCTGCTGAGGCGGCACCTCCTGGAGCTCACACAGAGCTTCATCATCCCCCTG gAGCACTACATGGCCAGCCTCATGCCCCTGCAGAAGAGCATCATGCCCTGGAAG AACATCGAGGCCTGGATGAAGGACAAGTCCGAGGTGGAGATCGTGGACCTGGTCCTGAAACTTCGGGAGAAGCTG GTGTGGGCACAGGGCCACCAGCTCCCTGTGAAGGAGGCGACGCTGCAGCGGGCACAGCTGTACATCGAGACCATCATCGGCTCCCTGCCCAAGGACCTTCAGGCTGTCCTGTGCCCTCCCTAG
- the DENND6B gene encoding protein DENND6B isoform X5, with product MDALSGAGPRRARGRPGARSSGVRAPAAPWARFSAWLECVCVVTFDLELGQALELVYPSDFRLTDKEKSSICYLSFPDSHSGCLGDTQFSFRIRQCGGQRSPWHDDRHYDTGAPVSLQREPAHYFGYVYFRQVKDSSVKRGYFQKSLVLVSRLPFVRLFQALLSLIAPEYFDKLAPCLEAVCNEIDQWPAPMPGQTLNLPVMGVVLQVRIPSRVDKPESSAPKQCGHENLLPAPVVLSSVHELDLFRCFQPVLAHVQTLWELMLLGEPLVVLAPSPAMSSEMVLALTRCLHPLKFCCDYRPYFTIHDSEFREFTTRTQAPPNVVLGVTNPFFIKMLQHWPHILRVGEPRMSGDLPKQVKLKKPSRLKTLDTKPGLYTAYTAHLHRDKALLKRLLKQGLQKKRPSDMQTALLRRHLLELTQSFIIPLEHYMASLMPLQKSIMPWKVGVETPPQIRPFRQDDFLCSLEHAGPQLTCILKGDWLGLYRRFFKSPHFDGWYRQRHKEMVQKLEALHLEAICEANIEAWMKDKSEVEIVDLVLKLREKLVWAQGHQLPVKEATLQRAQLYIETIIGSLPKDLQAVLCPP from the exons ATGGACGCGCTGTCAGGCGCCGGGCCTCGCCGGGCTCGCGGCCGCCCAGGCGCCCGGTCCTCCGGGGTGCGGGCTCCGGCGGCGCCCTGGGCGCGCTTCTCGGCCTGGCTGGAGTGCGTGTGCGTGGTCACCTTCGACCTGGAGCTGGGCCAGGCGCTGGAG CTGGTGTACCCCAGTGACTTCCGGCTCACGGACAAGGAG AAAAGCAGCATCTGCTACCTGTCCTTTCCTGACTCCCACTCAG GCTGCCTGGGGGACACTCAGTTCAGCTTCCGAATTCGTCAGTGTGGAGGGCAGAGGAGCCCCTGGCACGACGACAGGCACTATGACACTGGGGCCCCCGTGTCACTGCAG AGGGAGCCGGCACACTACTTTGGCTACGTGTACTTCAGGCAGGTGAAGGACAGCTCTGTGAAGAGGGGCTACTTCCAGAAG TCTCTGGTGCTGGTGTCCCGCCTGCCCTTTGTCCGGCTGTTCCAGGCGCTGCTGAGCCTGATCGCCCCTGAGTACTTTGACAAGCTCGCCCCCTGCCTGGAAGCAG TGTGCAATGAGATTGACCAGTGGCCGGCCCCCATGCCCGGGCAGACCCTGAACTTGCCTGTCATGGGAGTCGTCCTCCAG GTGCGCATCCCTTCCAGGGTGGACAAGCCTGAATCTAGTGCTCCGAAGCAGTGTGGCCACGAG AACCTgctgccagccccagtggtcCTCTCCAGCGTGCATGAGCTAGACCTGTTCAG GTGCTTCCAGCCTGTGCTGGCCCACGTGCAGACGCTGTGGGAGCTCATGCTCCTCGGGGAGCCCCTGGTGGTCCTGGCGCCCTCGCCCGCCATGTCCTCGGAGATGGTGCTGGCCTTGACCCG CTGCCTGCATCCCCTGAAGTTCTGCTGTGACTACCGCCCCTACTTCACCATCCATGACAGCGAGTTCAGGGAGTTTACCACGCGTACACAGGCCCC aCCAAACGTGGTCCTGGGAGTCACAAACCCTTTCTTTATCAAAATGCTCCAGCACTGGCCCCACATCCTTCGTGTCGGGGAGCCCAGGATGTCAG GGGACCTTCCTAAGCAGGTCAAGCTGAAAAAGCCCTCAAGGCTGAAAACCCTTGACACCAAGCCAG GCCTCTACACTGCGTACACGGCCCACCTCCACCGAGACAAGGCGCTGCTCAAACGGCTGCTCAAG CAGGGCCTGCAGAAGAAGCGGCCGTCAGACATGCAGACCGCGCTGCTGAGGCGGCACCTCCTGGAGCTCACACAGAGCTTCATCATCCCCCTG gAGCACTACATGGCCAGCCTCATGCCCCTGCAGAAGAGCATCATGCCCTGGAAGGTGGGGGTCGAG ACCCCTCCCCAGATCCGTCCCTTCCGCCAGGATGACTTCCTTTGTAGCCTGGAGCACGCGGGGCCCCAGCTCACCTGCATCCTCAAGGGTGACTGGCTGGGCCTCTACAG GAGGTTTTTCAAGTCCCCACATTTTGATGGCTGGTACCGGCAGCGGCACAAAGAGATGGTCCAGAAGCTGGAGGCCCTGCACCTCGAGGCCATCTGTGAGGCG AACATCGAGGCCTGGATGAAGGACAAGTCCGAGGTGGAGATCGTGGACCTGGTCCTGAAACTTCGGGAGAAGCTG GTGTGGGCACAGGGCCACCAGCTCCCTGTGAAGGAGGCGACGCTGCAGCGGGCACAGCTGTACATCGAGACCATCATCGGCTCCCTGCCCAAGGACCTTCAGGCTGTCCTGTGCCCTCCCTAG